From Penaeus vannamei isolate JL-2024 chromosome 37, ASM4276789v1, whole genome shotgun sequence, one genomic window encodes:
- the LOC113806833 gene encoding protein MEMO1 encodes MSARRATHAGSWYTDSATELSRQLEGWLGQADLSHGPARAIIAPHAGYQYSGAVGAHAYRQVSPVVVKRIFVLGPSHHVRLSGCALSSHSKYRTPFYDLIVDQQVYNELYQTGHFETMSVSADEDEHSIEMHLPYIAKVMEDFRDQFTIVPILVGSLTPEREVHYGRLLAPYLADPQSLFVISSDFCHWGQRFRYTYYDRSVGEIWQSIQKLDKQGMNLIETLNPSAFTEYLKKYGNTICGRHPIGVLLNAVATLQKTSNGHRMLLKFLQYAQSSQCYTSSDSSVSYAAASLIFE; translated from the exons ATGTCGGCTCGACGCGCCACCCACGCTGGCAGTTGGTACACGGACTCTG CAACTGAGTTATCTCGGCAACTGGAAGGGTGGCTAGGACAGGCTGACTTATCCCATGGCCCAGCAAGAGCAATCATTGCGCC ACATGCTGGGTACCAGTACAGTGGGGCAGTAGGTGCTCATGCCTACCGACAAGTTTCACCGGTTGTTGT GAAACGAATATTTGTTTTGGGTCCTTCACACCACGTACGTTTGTCAGGCTGTGCGCTCTCATCTCATAGCAAGTACCGCACCCCTTTCTACGATCTCATAGTTGATCAACAAG TGTACAATGAATTGTATCAGACAGGCCACTTTGAGACGATGAGTGTATCAGCTGATGAGGATGAGCACAGCATTGAAATGCACTTGCCCTACATAGCAAAGGTTATGGAAGA TTTCCGGGACCAGTTCACCATCGTCCCTATCCTAGTTGGGTCACTCACGCCGGAGCGAGAAGTACACTATGGGAGGCTGCTTGCGCCCTATCTTGCAGACCCTCAG AGCTTATTTGTGATCTCCTCTGACTTCTGCCACTGGGGTCAGCGCTTCCGTTACACCTACTACGACCGCTCTGTTGGGGAGATCTGGCAGTCGATACAGAAGCTTGACAAGCAGGGGATGAACTTGATTGAGACTTTAAACCCGAGTGCCTTTACCGAGTACCTGAAAAAGTACGGCAACACCATCTGTGGCCGCCATCCTATTGGCGTCTTGCTCAAT GCGGTTGCAACTCTCCAAAAGACAAGCAATGGCCACCGCATGTTGCTCAAATTTCTGCAATATGCCCAGTCTTCGCAATGCTACACTTCATCTGATTCTTCCGTGTCGTACGCTGCAGCCTCTCTCATATTCGAATAA